The window TCAGAGATTCTTCACCTTACCGTTCAACAATTCCAGCTGGGCGTTGACAGAAGCATCACGGGCGGTCATCGTGGTGACCTTTTTGATGGAATGCAGTACCGTTGAGTGATCCCTGTTAAACGCTCTGCCGATTTCCGCAAGGGAGTCATCTGTATACTTCCGGCAAAGGAACATAGCGACCTGCCGTGGAAACGTCAGACTTTTTTTACGGGATTTGGATTTCATATCCCCAAGGCTCACCTTGAACTGGCTGGCAATCAGGTCACTGATCATGGCAATGGTCAACACTTTGTCGCCACCAACCACCTCCGCTACAACCTGGCGTATCATGTCCATGTCAACCTGGCCACCCATCAACCGTGACTTGGCCCGAATGGCAACAATCGCCGATTCGACCTTACGAACATCACCACGGATATGCTGGGCAAGGTAGTCAACACCATCTTCATCGATGCCGAGCTGATGCAAAGTCGCCTTTTTTTCAACAATACGAAAACGGGTAGCCGCATCCGGTTCCTTGATACTGGTCACCAGACCTGAAGACATCCGCGAACGAAAATCGTTATCGATCCCGACCAATTCCCGAGGAGTCTGGTTAGAGGTCATCACAACCCGTTTGCCAGACTTGATCAGGCAGTCAAGTACCTCATTCAGCTCTTCCTGGGTTTTCTTTTTGCCTGTCAGGGAGTGGACATCCTCAACCAGCAACATGTCGCACTGATCATGATATTTCTGTTTAAAGGAATCCATGGTTTTGGTCTGGATATTCCTGACCATCTCAGCGGCAAACTGCTGAGCAGTGACATAATGCAACCTGGTCATCGGTGACTCTTTAAAAACGCGGTGAGCAATGGCATGGGTCAGGTGACTCTTACCAAGCCCGGTTGTACTATTAATGTACAGGCAGGAACCAAAAGAATCATCATGCATGGAAATCGCCTTACACGCTGACTCTGCCAGGATGTTAGACTCCCCCACCATGAATTCATTAAAAGTGTACCTCGGGTGCAGGGCCCGGATTGAGGAATTGTTTTGTGGTACCGTCGGTAGTCTCAACTGCGCCTTCGGTGCAGCGGACTCACTCTTGGCCGCACGATCATCCTCACAGAGCACAACTCGTCTCTGAACAGAACCGGACTCCTTTACAGTGGCCTCAATGACTGAAAGAAATTTCTGGGCAACATAGGCGCTGAAGTACCTGTCAGGGCTTAACAGGTAAATAGAATCATCGCGCACCTCAAGACATTTCAACGGTTCAATCCAGAGATTATAGACTGAGCTGGAAAGAGTGTCTTTAAGTATATCCTGTGTTTTATCCCAAAGCATAAACTACCCTACAATTCCCCAAAAAGAGCGATTTAGAATCGTTTCAATTAAATTCCAAAATTGACAATCACTATTATAAGACCTCCAATGCCATTAAAACCGGCCTGGAGCACCTACAGCTAAAACAAATTTGAGTACTTCAAAGATTTACCCGGGAAGACCCTCCCGGAAAACTGTTCGTGGGAAATGAATACCCAAAAACATCACATCCAGTCAAAGACTATTTTTCGATATTTTCCTGATAGCCTATACGGTTATTATCCGTAGTCGCAAAGACTGTCTTCGCGTGGGTTTCATCGAAATCACGCCCCTTTCCACCGACAAAACCGTCATTTTTGTCGGTTCCTTCTTAACAACGATATATAAAGGCTTTAGAGCGACCCGTGCAAAGTTATCAACAATTTAATCATAATGTTTAACTTCATTTTTCTGCACATATCTCATTTTTATTAAAAATTTCTCAATTTACTATCTATTCTCAACGGAGATTTCAGTAAAACAACCGCTTATACAACTATTAGCCATGCTATTTTTTTTTTAACTTTTATTTTTTTTTCTCATACTCATCCCTAACCATAACTACACCCTTTCAATAAACTTTTTAGCGATTGACAATAACCCGCGCAAGAGTAACCACATAAATTTCAGTTGCTCCACCTTTTGACAAGGCATGACAACACGCCATTACAGTGGTACCGGTGGTGAACACGTCATCCACCAGGCAGATAGTTTTTCCCCTGAGCGATGCTTTATCATGTACCACAAACGCCCCTCGCAAATTTCGCCGCCGTTCAATACCGGTCAACCCCGTCTGAGGAATAGTCACCTTACCTCGCTTTAATGAAGAGCAATCCACCAATCCCGGCTTGAAAATTGCCTTCGCTATATAGGCAGACTGATTCAAACCTCGCTCTTTCAACCTACAGGGATGTAGCGGTACCGGCAGCACCAGATCCACATTTTTCAACTCCTGATGCATTGTTGTTGAAAGAGCTTCACTGACAATACTTTGTAGAGCCGGCATCACGGAGGTGTCAGCTCGATACTTGAGATTATGCAATAAATCAGATACAGGAGAATCATACTGGACAAGGGAAAAACATCTTTTCCATGGAGGGGGTACTTTTAAACAACTGCCACAGATTTGCTCCTCCAATAACGCTCCGGCAATGGGCCTTCCGCAACAATGACATGTCTGCCTGTCCAGTATTTGCATTTTATTCAAACAAATTCGACAGATACCTGGCCGATCAGCCTGACTGATAAACTCACCACACACCCGACAGCGGTCCGGCACAATGAGTTGCAGTACTGTTCTGACAAAATTAATAAATATTAACGATTTCATTATCTCCAGCTTGATCAGGTAATTATCACCCCACTCATTATCAACCATTCAGCAATAAAGCCGCTACTCTCATATGATGGTTAAATCATCTTTTTCTTCCTTATCCTTTTGTGACCTTTGCATTTTTCAACAAACATGGCATAATGGTCGCAATTTTCAGCGGCTCGACTTCACCGCTCGATTAACTGTTTTTACACGTGATATCAATAGTTAACACGGCACAATAAACACCGCAATACGGCTTTTGGCCCGGGGTGTATCCCCGCGACATTTTCAAGGAAAGGGATTTTTATGAATTTTTACAGAACACTACCGGTTTCAAACAGAGAAACCCGTACCTCTGTATACTTGGCTGTATATATGTTCGCAATCTTGGCCATGATGTTCAGTAGCACCGCTTCTGCAGCTGATAACAACACCGCCTTTTTGCCGCTGAAAATCAATACAGGCAAAAACCCTGGAGCTTTGACCAGCCAGGCCGATACAGCTTTGAGCCGTGCTCTTGCCGAGCACAACCTCACGCCGCTTTCCAGGTCCCAGGCCCAGAGTGTTGCCAACTACCAGGGGAGTTGGCCACCGCCTGCTGAAACCCTGCAGACTATTGCCGCCAAGAGCGACACCGATAACGTGGCTGCAGGCAGTCTCACCCAGATCGGCCAGCAGATCAGTATCGACATAAAAGTTTTTGACGCTCTTTCCCCATCGACCCCAAAATATTTCTTCCAGACCGTCAACAGCCCTGCAGAAATCCAACGGGCTCTGAATACTGTTATTCTTGATATCCTGGCCTACACCGGCAGGGAATACCGAATTGCCTCCATCGCCCCTGAAGGCAACACCCGGGTCGATTCCGGCGCGATACTCCGTAAAATCAAAAGCCGGGCAGGTGGAGCATATAATCAAACGATCCTCCGTGAAGACCTGCGAGCCATATATTCAATGGGCTATTTCAACGACGTCCAGATCCGCGTCTCTGACAGTGACAACGGCAAAGATGTTGTCTTCAGGGTTGTTGAAAAACCTGTCATTGCCTCCGTCACCTTTTCAGGCTTGAAAGACCTCTCAGAAGAAGATGTTCGCGGTGCCGCGAATGTTCGCGAACATTTCATCCTAAACCCCACTGCGGTCAATGAGGGTGTTGAGGCAATCAAAGAGCTCTACAAGTCGAAAGGGTACTATAATACTCAGGTCAGTGTTGAGACCACGTTCCCCAGCGATGCCGGAGCAGTAGTTCGCTATACCGTAGATGAAGGAAAGAAAATCTACATCAAAGAGATCTCTATCGAAGGCAACACCGCGTTCACTGACAAAGTGCTGCTCAAGCAGATAGAGGCTAAGGAAAAGGGATTTTTCAGCTGGCTGACAGCGTCCGGCCTGCTCGACATGGAGGTTATTCGCCAGGACTCAGGCCGTATAGCTGCTTTTTATCATGATAACGGCTACCTTGAGGCTAAAATTGGCGACCCGCAGATCAGACAGGAAAAAGAGTGGATCTACGTCACATTCAAAGTTGAAGAAGGCGACCGCTTCAAGGTAGGCAGTATTGACGTGAGCGGAGATCTCATCACCGATAAAGAGACCCTGCTGAAATTCATCACCCTGGGTAAGCAGACGTACATCAGCCGCAGCGTTATCCGTGAGGATGTAATGGCCATCACCGATTATTACTCCGAACAGGGATACGCTTTCGCCAACGTCCGGCCGGATATCCAGGAAGGTGCTATGCTGGAGCATCTCGACGTAAATTTTGTGATCGATAAGGCCGATCTGGTCTATATCAATCGTATCACCATAAGTGGCAATGACCGTACCCGGGACAATGTTATCCGCCGCGAACTGCGTATCGCCGAGGGAGGTGTCTTTAATTCCAAGGCGTTGCGCCAGTCAAGCCAGTCCCTGCAGCGGCTCCAGTATTTTGATGAGGTCAATATTACGCCCGAGCCCACCATTGACCCGACCCGAATGAACATTAACATTGAAGTGAAAGAACGCAGCACCGGCTCCTTCAGCATCGGTGCCGGTTACAGTTCGGTTGATAGTATCATCGTTATGGGCTCTATCTCTGAAAACAACTTTCTGGGACGCGGTGACACCCTGCAATTTTCTGCCAACCTCGGTGGATCAAGTACAGCCTATAATCTCAGTTATACTGATCCACGCCTGAATGACTCCCAGCTCTCCTGGGGTATTGATCTGTTTGACACCGAGCGCGAGTATGATGACTATACCAGGGAGTCTACCGGTGGTGGTATTCGTGTCGGTTATCCGATCTGGGAAAGATGGCGGGTGTACGGCAATTACAGTTATACAGATACCCAACTGAGTGATTATGAAACCGAAGAGTTTATTGACGATCCGGATAATCCTGGTGTGGAGATAGAAAATCCTGATTATAACTTCAGGATTGCCGAGTCTGCCAAAGTGCCTGTTACCAGTGCTCTGAAGGTAACCTTCTCCCGTGACACCAGAAACAAACTGTTCGGTGCCACCAAAGGCTCCAGACATTCGCTCAGTGCCAAGTATGCAGGTGGACCTTTAAGTGGTGATTCTCAGTTTACCAAGTTAGAAGCATCGACTGAGTGGTACTTTCCGTTTATCATGAGCACCACCTTTCATGTTAAAGGTGCTGCCGGCCAGGCTTTTGAACATGAAGATGATAAATTTCCAATCTTCGAGCGCTTTTTTCTTGGCGGCATCAGGACCATGCGCGGTTTCGAATATGCCAAAATCAGCCCCACGGATGACAATGGCAACCGGCTGGGTGGCGATAAGATGTGGTACACTAATCTCGAGTTTATCTTCCCCATCATTGAAGAACAGGGTATCCAGGGCCTGACCTTCTTCGATGCCGGTAATGTTCTTGATGACTCTGAAGACTGGAATGTCGATAATGTCCGTACTTCAGTGGGTCTTGGTCTGCGCTGGCTGTCACCGCTTGGCCCGATCAGTTTTGTTTACGGTGTGAATCTTGATCCTGAAGAAGATGAGGACAGCTCAGTCTTCGATTTCAGTATCGGAGGCACCTTCTAATAATAATCGTATTTGCGCCAATGTGTGGCATACAGGACATACAATGCCGGTTGCAGATACTGCAACCGGCACTTTTTTTTCTATCATGGACAAGCAACTCCTCAAACAGTTCGACACCGATAAAATTGTCCGCGTTTCCGGACTCCGAGGCAGCAGTTCCGCCTGGTTATGCAGTCAGCTCGTCACCCAGGCAAACTGTTGTTGCATTCTTCCCGACGAACATCAGGTCTCAGTTTTTGAACAGGATCTCAGGCTTTTCACCACTGCCCAGGTGCTGGTCTACCCAGGGTACGAGATTCCTCCCTATACCCAGCTGAGTCCGGACCAGCACACCACCGCTGCCAGACTGGCGACCCTGTACCAACTGCATGAGCGAAAAGACCAGCAGATAGTCGTCACTTCGATAGAGGCCCTGATGCGAAGGGTACTGCCGGTTTCCGCCCTTACCGATTCTGCTGAACTTGTCATGTCCGGTGAAGACTGTGACCAGGATGAATTACGCACTACCCTGATTCGCCTGGGCTACGAACAGGTAGCACTGGTTCAGAACGTCGGTGATTTTGCTGTTCGGGGCGGCATTATCGACCTCTATCCACCACCGTTTATCAGCGAGGGCGGAGAGCTCCACGATGGTCCCCTGCGGTTGGATTTCTTTGGTGACACCATAGAATCCCTTAGATTTTTCGACCCGACCAGCCAGCGCTCCAGTGGAGAACTTCAGGAAGCGGTGCTGCTGCCTGTGCATGATGTGATTGCCAACCGCCCCGAAATCTCCAACAGACAGCTGGGGCGGGCCTTCAAACAGTACGCCGAAAAGAATGGCTGGGAGGAAGACGAGGCATATAGAATGGCTGACAGGGTTTCCACCGGCAGGCGTTTTGCCGGTATGGAATTTTTTCTGCCCCTCTACTACCAGGATCCTCCGCCGGCCTCGGTTTTTGATTTCCTGCCCAAAGATATGCTGATGGTTCTGGTCGACCCGGAAGCCGTCAACCAGAATCTTGAACTGGTCTCTGAGCGGATCCAAAACAACTTTTTAGAGGCAAAAGAGACAGCCAAACCCGCTCTGCCCCCCGACTCAATCTTTTTATCTCCCGAGGCTGTAACCGACCAACTGGCCAATCATCGCCAACTCCTGATGAGTGATTTCTCCAGGGACGGTGTACCGGAAATTTCACTTGCCACCGCCAGCCACCAGCTCTTAAAGCAGCAGGTTTCTCTGGAACGTACCCAACGCGGACTTGTCGCTCCACTGAGCGAGCAGATCACTCACTGGCAACAGGAGAATGAGCGTGTACTATTGTGTTGTCGCTCACCCCGCCATACCAAAAATCTTGCCGAGCTCCTGTCTAAACACCAGCACAATGTCTCCATCGTTGAACCTCCATTAACCATCGAAAACCTGTTCAGCGGAAAAGCGGAAGACGAATTGCTGCTCTGCAATCATGAACTTTCCCAGGGTTTTTCACTTCGTCAGGAGAAAATCCACGTTCTCTCGGAGAGTGAACTGTTTGGCCAGATGCGCCTCGGCAAAAAGAAAAAGGGTCGCCATAAACAGGGTGAACCTATCCGTTTTGCCGAACTCAGAGATGGCGACATCGTGGTGCACAGAGACCACGGACTTGGGCACTACCAGGGACTGCAGACTATCGATATCAACGGTGTCACCAACGATTTCATGCTGATTGAATATCGTGATGGCGACAAGCTGTACCTGCCGGTTGACAGACTCAACCTGATCAGCCGGTACGAAGGGCTATCCGACAAGCAACCGAAAATCGACAAACTTGGCAGTCAGAACTGGAAAATCACCACTTCCAAAGTCAAGGAAGAGGTGTGGAAGGTGGCCCATGAACTGCTTGATATCTATGCCAAGCGTGAGATGCAGGAAGGCCGCCGTTTCTCAGCGCCCGGCGGGTTATTCTCGGAACTTGAGGAATCCTTTCCTTTTGATGAGACTCCCGGCCAGGATCAGGCCATTACCGATGTAATCAATGACCTCACCTCTGATCAACCCATGGATCGCCTTGTTTGCGGCGATGTTGGCTACGGTAAGACTGAGGTTGCTATCCGGGCCGCATTCAAGGTCATGGAAGACTCGATGCAGGTTGCGGTACTGGTGCCCACCACGGTACTGGCCGAGCAGCATGCCAAGACCTTCAGGGAACGGCTCTCCGGTTTTCCGGTTACCGTGGAGTGTATCAACCGGTTCCGCACCCCCGCCCAGCAGCGTACCACGCTGAAACGTCTCAAGGCCGGGGAGATCGATGTGCTGATCGGCACCCATCGCCTGCTCTCAAAAGATATCCAGTTCAATAATCTCGGTTTGCTCATCGTTGATGAAGAGCACCGCTTCGGGGTCAGCCATAAAGAAAAAATCAAAAAGTTGCGAGCCGAGGTTGATATCCTCACCCTCACCGCTACCCCGATTCCACGCACTCTGCAGATGTCACTGCTCGGTATCCGTGATCTCTCTGTTATCTCCAGCCCTCCCGAACACCGCCGACCGGTCAAAACCTTCATAGCCCGCCACGACACTCTGGTTATCAAGGAAGCCGTAAGCCGGGAACTGCGCAGAAACGGTCAGGTGTTTTTTATCCACAACAGGGTCAAATCCATCCACAAGACCGCCGCCGAGATCCAGAAACTGGTGCCGGAAGCACGGGTAGCCGTGGCCCATGGCCAGATGGCCGGCAAGGAACTTGAAGATATCATGGTGGCCTTCGTCAACCGCGACATAGATGTGCTGGTCTGTACCACCATCGTCGAGTCCGGCCTCGATATTCCCACCGCCAACACGATTATCATCAACCGGGCGGACATGCTTGGCCTGGCAGAAATATATCAGCTGCGGGGCCGGGTTGGCCGTTCGTCAACCCAGAGCTTCGCCTA of the Desulfosediminicola ganghwensis genome contains:
- the dnaA gene encoding chromosomal replication initiator protein DnaA, with product MLWDKTQDILKDTLSSSVYNLWIEPLKCLEVRDDSIYLLSPDRYFSAYVAQKFLSVIEATVKESGSVQRRVVLCEDDRAAKSESAAPKAQLRLPTVPQNNSSIRALHPRYTFNEFMVGESNILAESACKAISMHDDSFGSCLYINSTTGLGKSHLTHAIAHRVFKESPMTRLHYVTAQQFAAEMVRNIQTKTMDSFKQKYHDQCDMLLVEDVHSLTGKKKTQEELNEVLDCLIKSGKRVVMTSNQTPRELVGIDNDFRSRMSSGLVTSIKEPDAATRFRIVEKKATLHQLGIDEDGVDYLAQHIRGDVRKVESAIVAIRAKSRLMGGQVDMDMIRQVVAEVVGGDKVLTIAMISDLIASQFKVSLGDMKSKSRKKSLTFPRQVAMFLCRKYTDDSLAEIGRAFNRDHSTVLHSIKKVTTMTARDASVNAQLELLNGKVKNL
- a CDS encoding ComF family protein, which encodes MKSLIFINFVRTVLQLIVPDRCRVCGEFISQADRPGICRICLNKMQILDRQTCHCCGRPIAGALLEEQICGSCLKVPPPWKRCFSLVQYDSPVSDLLHNLKYRADTSVMPALQSIVSEALSTTMHQELKNVDLVLPVPLHPCRLKERGLNQSAYIAKAIFKPGLVDCSSLKRGKVTIPQTGLTGIERRRNLRGAFVVHDKASLRGKTICLVDDVFTTGTTVMACCHALSKGGATEIYVVTLARVIVNR
- the bamA gene encoding outer membrane protein assembly factor BamA, encoding MFAILAMMFSSTASAADNNTAFLPLKINTGKNPGALTSQADTALSRALAEHNLTPLSRSQAQSVANYQGSWPPPAETLQTIAAKSDTDNVAAGSLTQIGQQISIDIKVFDALSPSTPKYFFQTVNSPAEIQRALNTVILDILAYTGREYRIASIAPEGNTRVDSGAILRKIKSRAGGAYNQTILREDLRAIYSMGYFNDVQIRVSDSDNGKDVVFRVVEKPVIASVTFSGLKDLSEEDVRGAANVREHFILNPTAVNEGVEAIKELYKSKGYYNTQVSVETTFPSDAGAVVRYTVDEGKKIYIKEISIEGNTAFTDKVLLKQIEAKEKGFFSWLTASGLLDMEVIRQDSGRIAAFYHDNGYLEAKIGDPQIRQEKEWIYVTFKVEEGDRFKVGSIDVSGDLITDKETLLKFITLGKQTYISRSVIREDVMAITDYYSEQGYAFANVRPDIQEGAMLEHLDVNFVIDKADLVYINRITISGNDRTRDNVIRRELRIAEGGVFNSKALRQSSQSLQRLQYFDEVNITPEPTIDPTRMNINIEVKERSTGSFSIGAGYSSVDSIIVMGSISENNFLGRGDTLQFSANLGGSSTAYNLSYTDPRLNDSQLSWGIDLFDTEREYDDYTRESTGGGIRVGYPIWERWRVYGNYSYTDTQLSDYETEEFIDDPDNPGVEIENPDYNFRIAESAKVPVTSALKVTFSRDTRNKLFGATKGSRHSLSAKYAGGPLSGDSQFTKLEASTEWYFPFIMSTTFHVKGAAGQAFEHEDDKFPIFERFFLGGIRTMRGFEYAKISPTDDNGNRLGGDKMWYTNLEFIFPIIEEQGIQGLTFFDAGNVLDDSEDWNVDNVRTSVGLGLRWLSPLGPISFVYGVNLDPEEDEDSSVFDFSIGGTF
- the mfd gene encoding transcription-repair coupling factor; protein product: MPVADTATGTFFSIMDKQLLKQFDTDKIVRVSGLRGSSSAWLCSQLVTQANCCCILPDEHQVSVFEQDLRLFTTAQVLVYPGYEIPPYTQLSPDQHTTAARLATLYQLHERKDQQIVVTSIEALMRRVLPVSALTDSAELVMSGEDCDQDELRTTLIRLGYEQVALVQNVGDFAVRGGIIDLYPPPFISEGGELHDGPLRLDFFGDTIESLRFFDPTSQRSSGELQEAVLLPVHDVIANRPEISNRQLGRAFKQYAEKNGWEEDEAYRMADRVSTGRRFAGMEFFLPLYYQDPPPASVFDFLPKDMLMVLVDPEAVNQNLELVSERIQNNFLEAKETAKPALPPDSIFLSPEAVTDQLANHRQLLMSDFSRDGVPEISLATASHQLLKQQVSLERTQRGLVAPLSEQITHWQQENERVLLCCRSPRHTKNLAELLSKHQHNVSIVEPPLTIENLFSGKAEDELLLCNHELSQGFSLRQEKIHVLSESELFGQMRLGKKKKGRHKQGEPIRFAELRDGDIVVHRDHGLGHYQGLQTIDINGVTNDFMLIEYRDGDKLYLPVDRLNLISRYEGLSDKQPKIDKLGSQNWKITTSKVKEEVWKVAHELLDIYAKREMQEGRRFSAPGGLFSELEESFPFDETPGQDQAITDVINDLTSDQPMDRLVCGDVGYGKTEVAIRAAFKVMEDSMQVAVLVPTTVLAEQHAKTFRERLSGFPVTVECINRFRTPAQQRTTLKRLKAGEIDVLIGTHRLLSKDIQFNNLGLLIVDEEHRFGVSHKEKIKKLRAEVDILTLTATPIPRTLQMSLLGIRDLSVISSPPEHRRPVKTFIARHDTLVIKEAVSRELRRNGQVFFIHNRVKSIHKTAAEIQKLVPEARVAVAHGQMAGKELEDIMVAFVNRDIDVLVCTTIVESGLDIPTANTIIINRADMLGLAEIYQLRGRVGRSSTQSFAYLLVPSIDSLSKDSRDRLRALMDCNELGGGFKLAMSDLQIRGGGNILGVSQSGHIAAIGYDLYLDLLQKTVADLKARALAGEEDIFKEELDPEINLQISAYIPEKYMLDISQRYVTYRRIAALANTTEEQYLDLRDELEDRYGPLPEETRNLFKLVALKRSLIKLQINKLEKGRDTLVFSFLDTTPIKPEQLLAYIDQHSKNRKGPQVKLTPDGRLVVSCAMPTPETVFSVAEKILSDLETMIDVQQ